From Cellulosimicrobium sp. ES-005, one genomic window encodes:
- the hisI gene encoding phosphoribosyl-AMP cyclohydrolase, with translation MPDSTTGPTTDTPTRTALDPEIAARLKRDDAGLVAAIVQQHDTGDVLMLGWMDDEALHRTLTTGRVTFWSRSRQEYWRKGDTSGHVQVVRSVALDCDGDALLVRVHQVGAACHTGTRTCFEAGGDLGAVVGDLPPGTVAPSTTPDPDPEEENQ, from the coding sequence GTGCCCGACTCCACGACCGGACCCACGACCGACACGCCGACCCGCACGGCGCTCGACCCCGAGATCGCCGCGAGGCTCAAGCGCGACGACGCGGGCCTCGTCGCCGCGATCGTCCAGCAGCACGACACGGGCGACGTGCTCATGCTCGGCTGGATGGACGACGAGGCGCTGCACCGGACGCTGACGACCGGGCGGGTGACGTTCTGGAGCCGGTCCCGCCAGGAGTACTGGCGCAAGGGCGACACGTCGGGCCACGTGCAGGTCGTGCGCTCGGTCGCCCTCGACTGCGACGGGGACGCGCTGCTCGTGCGCGTCCACCAGGTCGGGGCCGCGTGCCACACCGGCACGCGCACGTGCTTCGAGGCCGGGGGAGACCTCGGCGCCGTCGTCGGCGACCTGCCGCCCGGCACCGTCGCCCCCTCGACCACGCCCGACCCCGATCCTGAGGAGGAGAACCAGTGA
- a CDS encoding anthranilate synthase component I produces the protein MSATVDPAETTTVPAGGPAWGATWPVLDGFRALATSRRVVPVVRRLLADDVTPVGLYRTLAQGRPGTFVLESAESDGRWARYSFVGVASRATLTAREGRAVWSGDVPTGVPLEGDVVAVLEATLDVLRTPAVEGLPPLTGGLAGAIGWDVIRHWEPTLPADAPDELGVPELTLCLATDLAVVDHAEGSVWLVANAINFDDTDERVDEAYADAVARLDAMQARLVAGGAHVASVLAPDAAEPALEFRSTREEFEASVVAGKDAIREGEVFQVVLSQRLDLDCPADPLDVYRALRTINPSPYMYYFQLTDADGRDFAVVGSSPETLVKVEDGRVTTFPIAGSRPRGATPEEDVALGEELLQDPKELAEHIMLVDLSRNDLVKVCEPTSVEVVEFMATKRFSHIMHLCSTVVGTLRDGATALDAFRATFPAGTLSGAPKPRAIALIDELEPASRGIYGGTAGYFDFDGNMDMAIAIRTALIRDGRASVQAGGGIVADSVPALEYAESRNKAAAAVRAVQVAARLRGLA, from the coding sequence GTGAGCGCGACCGTCGACCCGGCCGAGACCACCACCGTCCCCGCGGGCGGTCCCGCGTGGGGCGCGACGTGGCCCGTGCTCGACGGCTTCCGCGCGCTGGCCACGTCGCGACGGGTGGTCCCGGTCGTCCGGCGCCTCCTCGCCGACGACGTCACGCCCGTCGGGCTGTACCGCACGCTGGCGCAGGGCCGACCGGGGACGTTCGTCCTGGAGTCCGCCGAGTCGGACGGGCGGTGGGCCCGGTACTCGTTCGTCGGCGTCGCGTCCCGCGCGACGCTCACGGCGCGCGAGGGCCGGGCCGTCTGGTCCGGTGACGTGCCGACCGGCGTCCCGCTCGAGGGCGACGTCGTGGCGGTGCTGGAGGCGACGCTCGACGTGCTGCGGACGCCCGCCGTCGAGGGCCTGCCGCCGCTCACGGGCGGCCTCGCGGGCGCGATCGGCTGGGACGTGATCCGGCACTGGGAGCCGACCCTGCCCGCGGACGCGCCGGACGAGCTCGGCGTGCCCGAGCTCACGCTGTGCCTCGCGACGGACCTCGCGGTCGTCGACCACGCGGAGGGCAGCGTGTGGCTCGTCGCCAACGCGATCAACTTCGACGACACGGACGAGCGCGTCGACGAGGCCTACGCGGACGCCGTCGCGCGGCTGGACGCGATGCAGGCCCGGCTCGTGGCCGGAGGCGCGCACGTCGCGTCGGTCCTCGCCCCGGACGCCGCCGAGCCCGCGCTCGAGTTCCGCTCGACGCGCGAGGAGTTCGAGGCGTCCGTCGTCGCGGGCAAGGACGCGATCCGCGAGGGCGAGGTGTTCCAGGTGGTGCTGTCCCAGCGCCTGGACCTCGACTGCCCGGCGGACCCGCTCGACGTCTACCGCGCGCTGCGGACGATCAACCCGAGCCCGTACATGTACTACTTCCAGCTCACGGACGCGGACGGGCGGGACTTCGCGGTCGTCGGGTCCAGCCCCGAGACGCTCGTGAAGGTCGAGGACGGGCGCGTCACGACGTTCCCGATCGCCGGCTCCCGGCCGCGCGGCGCGACGCCCGAGGAGGACGTCGCGCTGGGCGAGGAGCTCCTGCAGGACCCGAAGGAGCTCGCCGAGCACATCATGCTCGTGGACCTGTCGCGCAACGACCTCGTCAAGGTGTGCGAGCCGACGTCCGTCGAGGTCGTGGAGTTCATGGCGACCAAGCGGTTCAGCCACATCATGCACCTGTGCTCGACGGTCGTCGGGACGCTGCGCGACGGCGCGACCGCGCTGGACGCCTTCCGGGCGACGTTCCCGGCCGGGACGCTCTCCGGCGCGCCCAAGCCGCGCGCGATCGCCCTCATCGACGAGCTCGAGCCGGCGTCGCGCGGGATCTACGGTGGGACCGCGGGGTACTTCGACTTCGACGGGAACATGGACATGGCCATCGCGATCCGGACCGCGCTGATCCGCGACGGTCGCGCGAGCGTCCAGGCGGGCGGCGGCATCGTCGCGGACTCGGTGCCCGCGCTCGAGTACGCGGAGTCGCGCAACAAGGCCGCCGCCGCGGTCCGGGCCGTCCAGGTCGCGGCGCGGCTGCGGGGGCTCGCGTGA
- a CDS encoding Trp biosynthesis-associated membrane protein → MSRPAGPSRRTAIWVLLLLGGATLATAVPTWLSTTGATALDPEVAVAVAGTSAAPGVSASALVLVAAALALGLVGRVGRWVVLAVAAASGVVAAVSALGVALDPEPSARSAVADATSVTELTAPVELTAAPWLAAALGVLTVLAVVWVAVGSRSWAGASTRHERASGPVPPTGTAPSASAPEEQRPGGAAEAAESPAPDDLSDHDAWDALSRGEDPTDR, encoded by the coding sequence GTGAGCCGCCCGGCCGGGCCGAGCCGGCGCACCGCGATCTGGGTCCTGCTCCTGCTCGGCGGCGCGACCCTCGCGACGGCCGTGCCCACGTGGCTGAGCACGACCGGCGCGACGGCGCTCGACCCGGAGGTCGCGGTCGCCGTCGCCGGGACGTCGGCGGCGCCGGGGGTGAGCGCGTCGGCGCTCGTGCTCGTCGCCGCCGCGCTCGCGCTGGGGCTCGTCGGCCGCGTCGGCCGGTGGGTCGTGCTCGCCGTCGCCGCGGCGAGCGGGGTCGTCGCGGCCGTCTCCGCGCTCGGCGTCGCGCTCGACCCGGAGCCCAGCGCCCGGTCGGCCGTCGCGGACGCGACCAGCGTCACGGAGCTCACCGCGCCCGTCGAGCTGACCGCCGCGCCCTGGCTCGCCGCGGCACTCGGCGTCCTCACCGTGCTCGCGGTGGTGTGGGTCGCCGTCGGCTCGCGGTCGTGGGCAGGAGCCTCGACCCGGCACGAGCGCGCGTCCGGCCCGGTGCCCCCGACCGGCACGGCGCCCTCGGCGTCGGCGCCCGAGGAGCAGCGACCGGGCGGCGCCGCGGAGGCCGCGGAGAGCCCCGCACCCGACGACCTCTCCGACCACGACGCGTGGGACGCGCTGTCCCGCGGCGAGGACCCCACGGACCGCTGA
- a CDS encoding HGxxPAAW family protein: MAENQQTTEIAYLPPAAPPTNHGHTVAAWFTMIGIMVGALVAAIGVLLPGMAQVSGVWLFWVGMGLVAVALVGGLVLRNMGYGQKKSR, from the coding sequence ATGGCCGAGAACCAGCAGACGACCGAGATCGCCTACCTGCCGCCCGCGGCTCCGCCCACGAACCACGGCCACACCGTCGCCGCGTGGTTCACCATGATCGGCATCATGGTCGGCGCGCTCGTGGCCGCGATCGGTGTCCTCCTCCCGGGCATGGCCCAGGTGTCCGGCGTCTGGCTCTTCTGGGTCGGCATGGGCCTCGTGGCGGTGGCGCTCGTCGGCGGCCTCGTGCTCCGCAACATGGGCTACGGCCAGAAGAAGTCGCGATGA
- a CDS encoding DUF4190 domain-containing protein: MTQPPGPGPYDPAGPQDGSQAPYGSSAPGGPQHPTGDPAGAPYGAQPQYPGQQYPGQQYPAGAYGAPPYYPKNNLAIWSLVLGIASFVLSCGFFTGIPAVIVGNAAKRAVAEGQADNDGMATAGIILGWVAIALSVIGLLSLLIFVPGILAWVGTIPDQY, encoded by the coding sequence ATGACGCAGCCGCCGGGCCCCGGCCCGTACGACCCCGCAGGCCCGCAGGACGGGTCGCAGGCGCCGTACGGCTCGTCGGCGCCCGGCGGTCCGCAGCACCCGACGGGCGACCCCGCGGGAGCCCCGTACGGAGCACAGCCGCAGTACCCGGGGCAGCAGTACCCCGGACAGCAGTACCCGGCGGGCGCCTACGGGGCGCCGCCGTACTACCCCAAGAACAACCTGGCGATCTGGTCGCTGGTGCTGGGGATCGCCTCGTTCGTCCTGAGCTGCGGATTCTTCACGGGCATCCCGGCGGTGATCGTCGGCAACGCCGCGAAGCGAGCGGTCGCGGAGGGCCAGGCGGACAACGACGGCATGGCGACGGCGGGGATCATCCTCGGCTGGGTCGCGATCGCTCTGTCGGTGATCGGCCTGCTCTCCCTGCTGATCTTCGTCCCGGGCATCCTCGCCTGGGTCGGCACGATCCCGGACCAGTACTGA
- a CDS encoding DUF2752 domain-containing protein, producing the protein MTSEAVRRRRVPRAAQAPLAVGALVAAAVVYVGAVDPNRPGHYVTCPLLALTGLACPGCGGLRATYDLVHLDVAAAWSMNPLWVVVAPLLVALWVTWLVRAWRGRPAPRLPAGVAWASLGVLLLFGVLRNVPALVPWLGPAAG; encoded by the coding sequence GTGACGTCCGAGGCCGTGCGACGTCGGCGGGTCCCGCGCGCGGCGCAGGCACCCCTCGCGGTCGGCGCGCTCGTCGCGGCGGCGGTGGTCTACGTCGGTGCCGTCGACCCGAACCGCCCAGGGCACTACGTCACGTGCCCCCTGCTCGCCCTGACCGGCCTCGCGTGCCCGGGGTGCGGCGGACTGCGCGCCACCTACGACCTCGTGCACCTCGACGTCGCCGCGGCCTGGTCCATGAACCCCCTCTGGGTCGTCGTCGCGCCGCTGCTCGTCGCGCTGTGGGTCACGTGGCTCGTCCGGGCCTGGCGCGGGCGCCCGGCCCCGCGCCTCCCTGCCGGGGTCGCGTGGGCCTCCCTCGGCGTCCTCCTCCTCTTCGGCGTCCTGCGGAACGTGCCCGCGCTCGTCCCGTGGCTCGGCCCGGCAGCGGGGTGA
- the trpC gene encoding indole-3-glycerol phosphate synthase TrpC, with the protein MTVLDDIVAGVREDLAVRQAATSLDELKERASRLPGALECVSRLKADDAVAVIAEVKRSSPSKGALAAISDPAELAGEYEKGGAAAISVLTEQRRFNGSLADLDAVRARVDVPVLRKDFVVTPYQVWEARAHGADIVLLIVAALEQTVLTSLVERVHSLGMTALVEVHTLDEVSRALDAGARVVGVNSRNLKTLDVDRTTFARLAPAIPDEVVRVAESGVRGPHDVMDYARSGAHAVLVGEALVTDDAPRSSVADLVAAGSHPSLWSVRP; encoded by the coding sequence ATGACGGTTCTGGACGACATCGTCGCGGGCGTGCGCGAGGATCTCGCGGTGCGTCAGGCGGCGACCTCGCTCGACGAGCTGAAGGAACGCGCGTCCCGCCTCCCCGGCGCGCTCGAGTGCGTGAGCCGCCTCAAGGCGGACGACGCGGTCGCGGTCATCGCCGAGGTGAAGCGCTCGAGCCCCAGCAAGGGTGCGCTCGCGGCGATCTCCGACCCGGCCGAGCTCGCCGGGGAGTACGAGAAGGGCGGCGCGGCCGCGATCTCCGTGCTCACCGAGCAGCGGCGGTTCAACGGCAGCCTCGCCGACCTCGACGCCGTGCGCGCCCGGGTCGACGTCCCCGTGCTCCGCAAGGACTTCGTCGTGACGCCGTACCAGGTGTGGGAGGCGCGCGCGCACGGTGCCGACATCGTCCTCCTCATCGTCGCCGCGCTCGAGCAGACGGTCCTCACGTCGCTCGTCGAGCGCGTCCACTCGCTCGGGATGACGGCGCTCGTCGAGGTGCACACGCTGGACGAGGTCTCGCGCGCGCTCGACGCGGGCGCCCGCGTCGTGGGCGTCAACTCGCGCAACCTCAAGACGCTCGACGTGGACCGCACCACGTTCGCGCGCCTCGCGCCCGCCATCCCGGACGAGGTCGTCCGCGTCGCCGAGTCCGGCGTGCGCGGGCCGCACGACGTCATGGACTATGCCCGTTCCGGTGCGCACGCGGTGCTCGTCGGCGAGGCGCTCGTGACCGACGACGCCCCGCGCTCGTCCGTCGCGGACCTCGTCGCGGCCGGGTCGCACCCGTCGCTGTGGTCCGTGCGGCCCTGA
- the trpB gene encoding tryptophan synthase subunit beta: MRADLTRSLATQEGPYFGEFGGRFVPEALIAALDELETEYRKALDDPAFVNELARLQREYTGRPSPLTEVPRFAQHAGGSRVFLKREDLNHTGSHKINNVLGQALLVKRMGKTRVIAETGAGQHGVATATAAALLDLECVVYMGEEDTRRQALNVARMRLLGAEVVPVTIGQRTLKDAINEALRDWVANVDTTHYLLGTVTGPHPFPEMVREFHRVIGEEARTQILDRIGRLPDALAACVGGGSNALGLFNAFLDDEGVELYGFEAGGEGVETGRHAARFSGGAPGVLHGARSYLLQDDDGQTLPSHSVSAGLDYPSVGPAHSWLHDLGRATYEPVTDSEAMEAFRLLCRTEGIIPAIESAHALAGALRVGRAAAAAGRTDHVILVNLSGRGDKDVATAARWFDLVDDDAIAETATGTEGQL, encoded by the coding sequence GTGCGCGCCGACCTGACGCGCTCCCTCGCGACCCAGGAGGGTCCCTACTTCGGCGAGTTCGGCGGACGGTTCGTCCCCGAGGCGCTCATCGCCGCCCTGGACGAACTGGAGACCGAGTACCGCAAGGCGCTCGACGACCCGGCGTTCGTGAACGAGCTCGCGCGCCTCCAGCGCGAGTACACCGGGCGTCCCAGCCCGCTCACCGAGGTGCCGCGCTTCGCGCAGCACGCGGGCGGCTCGCGCGTCTTCCTCAAGCGCGAGGACCTCAACCACACCGGCTCGCACAAGATCAACAACGTCCTCGGCCAGGCGCTGCTCGTCAAGCGGATGGGCAAGACGCGCGTGATCGCCGAGACCGGGGCGGGCCAGCACGGCGTCGCGACGGCGACGGCCGCGGCCCTGCTCGACCTCGAGTGCGTCGTGTACATGGGCGAGGAGGACACTCGGCGCCAGGCGCTCAACGTGGCTCGCATGCGCCTGCTCGGCGCCGAGGTCGTGCCCGTGACGATCGGGCAGCGCACGCTCAAGGACGCGATCAACGAGGCGCTCCGCGACTGGGTCGCGAACGTCGACACGACGCACTACCTCCTCGGCACCGTGACCGGCCCGCACCCCTTCCCCGAGATGGTGCGCGAGTTCCACCGCGTCATCGGCGAGGAGGCGCGCACGCAGATCCTCGACCGCATCGGGCGGCTGCCGGACGCGCTCGCGGCGTGCGTCGGCGGAGGGTCCAACGCGCTCGGCCTGTTCAACGCGTTCCTCGACGACGAGGGCGTCGAGCTCTACGGCTTCGAGGCCGGCGGCGAGGGCGTGGAGACCGGCCGCCACGCGGCCCGCTTCAGCGGAGGCGCTCCCGGCGTCCTGCACGGTGCTCGCTCGTACCTGCTGCAGGACGACGACGGCCAGACCTTGCCCAGCCACTCGGTCTCGGCGGGGCTCGACTACCCGAGCGTCGGCCCGGCGCACTCGTGGCTCCACGACCTCGGTCGGGCCACCTACGAGCCCGTGACCGACTCCGAGGCCATGGAGGCCTTCCGGCTGCTGTGCCGCACGGAGGGCATCATCCCCGCGATCGAGTCGGCGCACGCGCTCGCCGGCGCGCTGCGGGTCGGCCGCGCGGCGGCCGCCGCGGGCCGCACCGACCACGTGATCCTGGTGAACCTCTCGGGGCGCGGGGACAAGGACGTCGCGACCGCCGCCCGGTGGTTCGACCTCGTGGACGACGACGCGATCGCCGAGACGGCGACGGGCACGGAGGGACAGCTGTGA
- the trpA gene encoding tryptophan synthase subunit alpha, producing MLELRAEGRAALVAYLPVGFPTVDRSIEAALALVDSGVDVLELGIPYTDPVMDGPVIQAAAQTALDAGVRVADVFRVVAAVTERTGGRVPVLVMTYWNPVLRYGVDAFARDLAAAGGAGLITPDLIPDEGRAWLDASEAHGLDRVFLVAPSSTAERLRLTARASRGFVYAASTMGVTGVRAAVGPQAARLVADTRAAGADLVCVGLGVSTGEQAAEVGRYADGVIVGSAFVRPLLGDAPWDERLAALKAVAADLVAGVRAGRDGAGDGVPAGTTTTGEVVA from the coding sequence CTGCTCGAGCTCCGCGCGGAGGGTCGGGCCGCGCTCGTGGCCTACCTGCCCGTCGGCTTCCCGACCGTGGACCGCTCGATCGAGGCGGCGCTCGCGCTCGTCGACTCGGGCGTGGACGTGCTGGAGCTCGGCATCCCGTACACCGACCCCGTGATGGACGGTCCGGTGATCCAGGCCGCCGCGCAGACCGCGCTCGACGCGGGCGTGCGCGTCGCCGACGTGTTCCGCGTCGTCGCTGCCGTCACCGAACGCACCGGCGGCCGGGTCCCGGTGCTCGTCATGACGTACTGGAACCCGGTCCTGCGGTACGGCGTCGACGCGTTCGCGCGCGACCTCGCCGCCGCCGGGGGAGCCGGTCTCATCACGCCCGACCTCATCCCCGACGAGGGTCGCGCGTGGCTGGACGCGTCGGAGGCGCACGGGCTGGACCGCGTCTTTCTCGTCGCGCCGAGCTCGACGGCCGAGCGGCTGCGGCTCACGGCGCGCGCGTCGCGCGGGTTCGTCTACGCCGCCTCGACGATGGGCGTCACGGGCGTGCGGGCGGCCGTCGGGCCGCAGGCCGCGCGGCTCGTCGCCGACACGCGCGCCGCCGGCGCCGACCTGGTGTGCGTCGGCCTCGGCGTGTCCACCGGCGAGCAGGCCGCCGAGGTCGGCCGCTACGCCGACGGCGTCATCGTCGGCTCCGCGTTCGTCCGCCCGCTCCTGGGCGACGCGCCGTGGGACGAGCGGCTCGCCGCCCTGAAGGCCGTCGCGGCGGACCTCGTCGCGGGCGTCCGCGCGGGCCGGGACGGGGCCGGCGACGGCGTCCCGGCCGGCACGACGACGACAGGAGAGGTGGTCGCATGA
- the lgt gene encoding prolipoprotein diacylglyceryl transferase: MSAALAVGQLVEAAGALPAALPSPPQHTWYVGPFPIRAYALAILAGIAVALWLTRRRWVERGGEADDVLEIAFWAVPFGIVGGRLYHVFSTPDPYWGPNGDPVRALYVWEGGLGIWGAVALGAVGAYIGCRRQRVSFPAFADALAPGLLLAQAVGRLGNWFNQELFGAPTTLPWGLRVDDSVAAAAGYPPGTLFHPTFLYEMVWNIGAALLLIYLDRRFRLGHGRVFWLYVFVYTLGRVWIEMLRIDEAELVLGLRLNVWTSILVGVGALIAFIVVGRRHPGREETVSLDAPDEASTTGSEEPVEESTDDEDPSTTEDSDDSEESEQADAARPDPGR, encoded by the coding sequence ATGAGCGCCGCGCTCGCCGTCGGGCAGCTCGTGGAGGCCGCGGGCGCCCTGCCCGCCGCGCTCCCGAGCCCCCCGCAGCACACGTGGTATGTCGGGCCGTTCCCGATCCGGGCGTACGCCCTCGCGATCCTCGCGGGCATCGCGGTGGCCCTGTGGCTCACCCGGCGCCGCTGGGTGGAGCGCGGGGGAGAGGCGGACGACGTCCTGGAGATCGCCTTCTGGGCGGTCCCCTTCGGCATCGTGGGCGGCCGGCTCTACCACGTCTTCTCGACGCCGGACCCGTACTGGGGCCCGAACGGCGACCCCGTCCGCGCGCTCTACGTGTGGGAGGGCGGCCTGGGCATCTGGGGCGCCGTCGCGCTCGGCGCGGTCGGCGCGTACATCGGGTGCCGCCGCCAGCGCGTGAGTTTCCCCGCGTTCGCGGACGCCCTGGCGCCCGGCCTGCTGCTCGCGCAGGCCGTCGGCCGGCTCGGCAACTGGTTCAACCAGGAGCTGTTCGGCGCCCCGACGACCCTCCCCTGGGGGCTGCGCGTCGACGACTCCGTGGCCGCCGCGGCCGGGTACCCGCCGGGCACCCTGTTCCACCCGACGTTCCTCTACGAGATGGTCTGGAACATCGGCGCTGCCCTGCTCCTGATCTACCTGGACCGTCGGTTCCGGCTGGGTCATGGTCGGGTATTCTGGCTCTACGTCTTCGTCTACACGCTCGGTCGTGTGTGGATCGAGATGCTGCGCATCGACGAGGCCGAGCTCGTCCTCGGCCTCCGGCTGAACGTCTGGACCTCGATCCTGGTCGGTGTCGGTGCGCTGATTGCGTTTATCGTTGTCGGGCGTCGCCACCCCGGGCGCGAGGAGACGGTGTCCCTCGACGCTCCGGACGAGGCGTCCACCACGGGGTCCGAGGAGCCGGTCGAGGAGTCGACCGACGACGAGGACCCCTCGACGACCGAGGACTCCGACGACTCGGAGGAGTCCGAGCAGGCAGATGCCGCGCGACCAGACCCCGGTCGCTGA